A window from Cryptomeria japonica chromosome 1, Sugi_1.0, whole genome shotgun sequence encodes these proteins:
- the LOC131034137 gene encoding chitinase 2-like, whose product MAKISSVLLLMLFLAVGLSENGSMGAGVFREYIGAQFNGVKFSDLPIIPGTHVDFILSFAIDYTPSGSSPTNGIFNIFWDTGNLSPSAVQAIKSKNKNVRVALSLGGDSVGKTHVQFNPSSVSTWVKNAVSSLTKIIKQYHLDGIDIDYEHFDVSDPSTFASCIGQLITQLKQKKVISFASIAPFDDPKVQSHYSALWNKYGKSIDYVNFQFYAYDSSTTVPQFINYFNAQEKRYSVGKVLPSFTSDGSGGLSPAKGFFDACTTLKKSGKLHGIFVWNADTSKSNGFKYEKQAQALLH is encoded by the exons ATGGCGAAGATTTCCTCTGTTCTGCTGCTGATGCTGTTTTTGGCTGTGGGTTTATCAGAGAATGGATCGATGG GTGCCGGGGTATTCAGGGAATACATAGGCGCACAATTCAACGGCGTTAAGTTCTCGGATTTGCCAATCATTCCCGGCACGCATGTTGACTTCATTCTATCCTTCGCCATCGACTATACCCCGTCGGGAAGTTCTCCCACAAACGGAATATTCAATATTTTCTGGGATACCGGCAATCTGAGCCCGAGCGCTGTGCaggcaatcaaatccaaaaataagAACGTCAGAGTTGCTCTCAGTTTAGGCGGCGACAGCGTGGGTAAAACCCACGTCCAGTTCAATCCATCCTCTGTGTCGACGTGGGTGAAGAATGCAGTTTCTTCTCTCACTAAGATTATCAAGCAATACCACCTTGATGGCATCGACATCGATTATGAGCATTTCGACGTTTCAGATCCCAGTACATTTGCCTCCTGTATTGGGCAGCTCATCACTCAACTAAAGCAGAAGAAAGTTATCTCGTTTGCCTCCATCGCTCCGTTCGACGATCCAAAAGTGCAGTCCCATTACAGTGCCCTGTGGAACAAGTACGGCAAATCGATCGACTACGTGAATTTCCAATTCTACGCTTACGATTCGAGTACCACCGTCCCGCAGTTTATCAACTATTTCAACGCTCAGGAGAAACGCTACAGCGTGGGAAAAGTGTTGCCTAGCTTTACTAGCGACGGCAGCGGAGGGCTGTCCCCTGCCAAGGGTTTCTTCGATGCCTGCACGACACTCAAGAAGTCCGGCAAGCTCCATGGCATCTTTGTGTGGAATGCAGATACTTCAAAGTCCAATGGCTTCAAGTATGAAAAACAAGCTCAGGCTCTCCTCCACTGA